One stretch of Streptomyces peucetius DNA includes these proteins:
- a CDS encoding zinc-dependent alcohol dehydrogenase family protein, whose product MRAAIVEAPGKVVVTTVPDPSPGPREVVVSVASCGLCGTDLHILQGEFAPTLPIVPGHEFAGEVVGIGKDVTELAVGDLVAVDPSLHCHECRYCRSGRGNLCDNWAAIGVTVPGGAAEYAVAPVANCVKLPGHIDVGDAALIEPLSCAVRGYDVLSSTLGAEVLIYGSGTMGLMMLELAKRTGAADVDVLDVNPDRLATAGILGCSRTAASADELDRPGGWDVVIDATGNAKAIQDGLGRVAKGGTFLQFGVADYATTAVIEPYRVYNQEITITGSMAVLHSYERAAALFAAGVLDPSVFISDRLPLEQYPQAIDRFQAGQGRKIVVEP is encoded by the coding sequence ATGAGGGCAGCGATCGTCGAAGCCCCCGGCAAGGTCGTCGTCACCACCGTCCCCGACCCGAGCCCCGGACCGCGCGAGGTCGTCGTCTCGGTGGCGTCCTGCGGCCTCTGCGGCACCGATCTGCACATCCTGCAGGGCGAGTTCGCGCCCACCCTCCCGATCGTGCCCGGTCACGAGTTCGCCGGCGAGGTCGTCGGCATCGGGAAGGACGTCACCGAACTGGCCGTCGGCGACCTCGTCGCCGTCGACCCCTCCCTGCACTGCCACGAGTGCCGCTACTGCCGCAGCGGCCGCGGCAACCTCTGCGACAACTGGGCCGCCATCGGCGTCACCGTCCCCGGCGGCGCCGCCGAGTACGCCGTCGCCCCTGTCGCCAACTGCGTCAAGCTCCCCGGCCACATCGACGTCGGGGACGCCGCCCTCATCGAGCCCCTGTCCTGCGCCGTACGCGGCTACGACGTGCTCAGCAGCACCCTCGGCGCCGAAGTCCTCATCTACGGCTCCGGCACGATGGGCCTGATGATGCTCGAACTCGCCAAGCGCACCGGCGCCGCCGACGTGGACGTCCTCGACGTCAACCCCGACCGGCTCGCCACCGCGGGGATCCTCGGCTGCTCCCGCACCGCGGCCTCGGCCGACGAACTCGACCGTCCCGGCGGCTGGGACGTCGTCATCGACGCGACCGGCAACGCCAAGGCCATCCAGGACGGTCTCGGACGCGTCGCCAAGGGCGGCACGTTCCTCCAGTTCGGTGTCGCCGACTACGCGACGACCGCCGTCATTGAGCCGTACCGCGTCTACAACCAGGAGATCACCATCACCGGCTCCATGGCGGTGCTCCACAGCTACGAACGCGCCGCCGCGCTCTTCGCCGCCGGCGTCCTCGACCCGTCGGTGTTCATCAGCGACCGGCTGCCGCTGGAGCAGTACCCCCAGGCGATCGACCGCTTCCAGGCGGGCCAGGGCCGCAAGATCGTGGTGGAGCCGTGA
- a CDS encoding ABC transporter substrate-binding protein: MTLKRRHHGKRISAVAATAALVVLAAGCGGAGGGSSSSGGNGTLNVLMVNNPQMVELQKLTADHFTKDTGIRVNFTVLPENDVRDKISQDFSNQAGQYDVATISNYEVPIYARNGWLHSLDTYAAEDTAFDQNDILAPLRQSLTAEDGRLYGQPFYGESSFLMYRKDVFAAKGLTMPDKPTWQQVADLAAKADGAEKGMKGICLRGMPGWGEVMAPLTTVVNTMGGTWFTEDWEARLDSPEFTKATKFYVDLVREHGEAGAAQSGYAECLNNMTQGKTAMWYDATAGAGSLEAAGSPVKGKIGYVPAPVEKTDSSGWLYTWAWGMQKASTKADNAWKFISWASSKEYEELVGKQIGWANVPAGKRASTYSNPEYLKAAGAFADVTKRAIAEADPKNPGTQPRPAPGIQFVGIPEFTDLGTRVSQEISSAIAGRQSVEAALKKSQSLAEKVAEEYR, encoded by the coding sequence ATGACCCTGAAGCGACGACACCATGGAAAGCGCATCAGTGCGGTTGCCGCCACGGCTGCCCTCGTCGTCCTCGCCGCAGGATGCGGGGGTGCCGGCGGCGGTTCGTCCTCCTCCGGAGGCAACGGGACCCTGAACGTGCTCATGGTGAACAACCCGCAGATGGTCGAACTGCAGAAGCTGACCGCCGACCACTTCACCAAGGACACCGGCATCAGAGTCAACTTCACCGTCCTCCCGGAGAACGACGTCAGAGACAAGATCAGCCAGGACTTCTCCAACCAGGCCGGCCAGTACGACGTCGCCACCATCAGCAACTACGAGGTACCGATCTACGCCAGGAACGGCTGGCTGCACTCCCTCGACACATACGCCGCCGAGGACACGGCCTTCGACCAGAACGACATCCTGGCGCCCCTGCGCCAGTCGCTCACCGCCGAGGACGGCAGGCTCTACGGCCAGCCCTTCTACGGCGAGTCGTCCTTCCTCATGTACCGCAAGGACGTGTTCGCGGCGAAGGGCCTGACCATGCCCGACAAGCCCACCTGGCAGCAGGTCGCCGACCTCGCCGCGAAGGCGGACGGCGCCGAGAAGGGCATGAAGGGCATCTGCCTGCGCGGCATGCCCGGCTGGGGCGAGGTCATGGCTCCCCTCACCACTGTCGTCAACACCATGGGCGGCACCTGGTTCACCGAGGACTGGGAAGCACGGCTCGACTCGCCCGAGTTCACCAAGGCCACCAAGTTCTACGTCGATCTCGTCCGGGAGCACGGCGAGGCGGGTGCGGCCCAGTCCGGCTACGCCGAGTGCCTCAACAACATGACCCAGGGCAAGACCGCCATGTGGTACGACGCCACCGCAGGCGCCGGCTCCCTGGAGGCCGCCGGTTCCCCGGTCAAGGGGAAGATCGGATATGTGCCCGCGCCGGTCGAGAAGACCGACAGCTCCGGCTGGCTCTACACCTGGGCCTGGGGCATGCAGAAGGCGTCCACGAAGGCCGACAACGCCTGGAAGTTCATCTCCTGGGCATCGAGCAAGGAGTACGAGGAGCTGGTCGGCAAGCAAATCGGCTGGGCCAACGTGCCCGCCGGCAAGCGGGCCTCCACCTACTCCAACCCCGAATACCTCAAGGCGGCGGGCGCGTTCGCGGACGTCACCAAGCGAGCCATCGCCGAGGCCGACCCGAAGAACCCCGGCACCCAGCCCCGCCCCGCGCCCGGCATCCAGTTCGTCGGCATCCCCGAGTTCACCGATCTCGGCACCAGGGTGTCTCAGGAGATCAGCTCGGCCATCGCCGGCCGCCAGTCCGTCGAGGCGGCCCTGAAGAAGTCGCAGTCCCTGGCCGAGAAGGTTGCCGAGGAGTACCGGTGA
- the panD gene encoding aspartate 1-decarboxylase produces the protein MMRTMFKSKIHRATVTQADLHYVGSVTVDRDLMDAADLLPGELVHIVDITNGARLETYVIEGQRGSGVIGINGAAAHLVHPGDLVILISYAQVEDAEARALVPSVVHVDADNRIVALGSDASEPVPGTDTERSPQATSAL, from the coding sequence ATGATGCGTACGATGTTCAAGTCCAAGATCCACCGGGCCACCGTGACCCAGGCCGACCTGCACTACGTCGGCTCCGTCACCGTCGACCGCGATCTCATGGACGCCGCCGATCTGCTGCCGGGTGAGCTCGTGCACATCGTCGACATCACCAACGGCGCGCGGCTGGAGACCTACGTCATCGAGGGGCAGCGCGGCTCCGGCGTGATCGGGATCAACGGGGCCGCGGCGCACCTGGTGCACCCGGGCGACCTGGTGATCCTGATCAGCTACGCCCAGGTCGAGGACGCGGAGGCCCGCGCCCTGGTGCCCAGCGTCGTCCACGTCGACGCGGACAACCGGATCGTGGCCCTGGGCTCCGACGCCTCCGAGCCGGTGCCCGGTACCGACACGGAGCGCAGCCCTCAGGCGACCTCCGCGCTCTGA
- a CDS encoding DUF3223 domain-containing protein, which translates to MPEAAIGERRYPTKAAREEAVRDILCRHSVGAVVDQEEDDLLLRDLLDMHPKAAEKVGPGVAHFRVSRTPRGNHKGPEAVHVNEDPTADRLLLLPPTSRVPEPHAVGARGPRT; encoded by the coding sequence GTGCCCGAGGCCGCAATCGGCGAGCGCCGCTACCCCACGAAGGCGGCCCGAGAGGAGGCCGTGCGCGACATTCTGTGCCGGCACAGCGTGGGCGCCGTGGTCGACCAGGAGGAGGACGACCTGCTACTGCGCGACCTTCTCGACATGCATCCGAAGGCAGCGGAGAAGGTCGGTCCGGGCGTCGCACATTTCCGCGTCAGCAGAACGCCGCGGGGTAACCACAAGGGACCCGAGGCAGTCCACGTCAACGAAGACCCCACGGCCGACAGGCTTCTCCTCCTCCCCCCGACTTCGCGTGTGCCAGAGCCGCATGCCGTGGGCGCGCGAGGACCGCGGACGTGA
- a CDS encoding ROK family transcriptional regulator, which produces MAAGKRRTVRDLRRGNRALVLQRLYFDGPLSRQELGPATGLSSGSISNVVSELVAEGLLEEAGIVDSDGGRPRTLLRVAAGSGLLIGIDIGETRVRAELFDLSLTELARTERPLAQHGYDVDRIVSHVSAAVADVLRDGEADPGRLLGVGIGVPGIVEHAADGAVVHGQTIGWSAVPFEQLLRKAVEIPPEAPLSIDNGAKTLGQAEMWFGGGRGAASAAVALIGSGVGACVVHAATPDESTRTDALEWGHTVVHIRGRRCRCGSLGCLEAYAGAQALGERWREAGGPLPAGTDDESALGALLAAAYPEQGAGDREALALLDETAEYLGAAVADLVNLFRPERILLGGWAGLLLGPHILPEVRRFAGEYALQHAASRTTIELGRLGPDAVTVGAATLPLSAFLTHGGTRPTGAPNSVASRPPS; this is translated from the coding sequence ATGGCGGCAGGCAAGAGACGGACAGTGCGTGACCTGCGGCGCGGCAACCGCGCCCTCGTCCTGCAGCGGCTGTACTTCGACGGCCCGCTGAGCCGCCAGGAGCTCGGGCCGGCCACCGGACTCAGCTCGGGATCGATCAGCAACGTCGTCTCCGAACTCGTCGCCGAGGGCCTTCTCGAGGAAGCCGGCATCGTCGACTCGGACGGCGGCAGACCGCGGACCCTGCTGCGTGTCGCCGCCGGCAGTGGACTCCTGATCGGCATCGACATCGGTGAGACCCGGGTACGGGCCGAGCTCTTCGACTTGTCCCTCACCGAGCTGGCCCGCACGGAGCGGCCCCTCGCCCAGCATGGCTACGACGTCGACCGCATCGTCTCCCACGTGAGCGCCGCCGTCGCCGACGTCCTGCGCGACGGCGAGGCGGACCCCGGCCGGCTGCTCGGCGTCGGCATCGGAGTGCCCGGCATCGTCGAGCACGCCGCCGACGGCGCGGTCGTGCACGGCCAGACCATCGGCTGGAGCGCCGTCCCCTTCGAGCAGTTGCTGCGCAAGGCCGTCGAAATCCCGCCAGAGGCACCGCTGTCCATCGACAACGGAGCGAAGACCCTCGGGCAGGCGGAGATGTGGTTCGGCGGCGGCCGGGGCGCGGCCTCCGCCGCGGTCGCCCTCATCGGCTCCGGTGTCGGCGCGTGTGTCGTGCACGCCGCGACGCCGGACGAGAGCACTCGCACGGACGCGCTCGAATGGGGCCACACCGTGGTCCACATCCGCGGGCGGCGCTGCCGATGCGGCTCGCTCGGCTGCCTCGAGGCGTACGCGGGCGCGCAAGCGCTGGGCGAGCGCTGGCGGGAAGCGGGCGGCCCGCTGCCGGCCGGCACGGACGACGAGTCGGCCCTCGGCGCGCTGCTGGCAGCGGCGTACCCGGAGCAGGGGGCCGGGGACCGCGAAGCGCTGGCCCTGCTCGACGAGACGGCCGAGTACCTGGGCGCGGCGGTCGCGGACCTCGTCAACCTCTTCCGCCCCGAGCGCATTCTCCTCGGCGGGTGGGCGGGGCTGCTGCTCGGCCCGCACATCCTGCCCGAAGTCCGGCGTTTCGCGGGCGAGTACGCGCTCCAGCACGCGGCGTCCCGGACGACGATCGAACTGGGCCGGCTGGGCCCGGACGCGGTGACGGTGGGCGCGGCGACGCTCCCCCTCTCCGCCTTCCTCACCCACGGCGGCACCCGCCCCACGGGCGCCCCGAACTCCGTCGCCTCCCGGCCGCCGTCCTGA
- a CDS encoding aspartate/glutamate racemase family protein: MLVLLHTSAVHVPVFDALRDRDHPSLSLRHLVHDELLARAVRDGPEAVAPAVEDVLAGAVADGASAVLCTCSTIGGVAEACGPRLGVPVLRVDRPMAAAAARHRRVLVVAALHSTLEPTAALIREEAAGRDVELTTRLVDGAWERFQAGDRDGYLDAVAAAVEDVGGSDVVVLAQASMADAADRADSRVPVLSSPRPGLRAAAAAAAGT, translated from the coding sequence ATGCTCGTGCTGCTCCACACCTCCGCCGTCCACGTGCCCGTGTTCGACGCGCTCAGGGACCGGGATCACCCGTCCCTGAGCCTGCGGCACCTGGTCCATGACGAGCTGCTGGCCCGCGCGGTACGGGACGGGCCCGAGGCGGTGGCCCCTGCGGTGGAGGACGTGCTCGCGGGCGCGGTCGCCGACGGCGCGAGTGCCGTCCTGTGCACCTGCTCGACGATCGGCGGGGTCGCCGAGGCGTGCGGGCCGCGGCTCGGGGTCCCGGTGCTGCGTGTGGACCGGCCGATGGCCGCCGCCGCGGCCCGGCACCGGCGGGTCCTCGTGGTCGCCGCGCTGCACAGCACCCTGGAACCGACCGCCGCCCTCATTCGTGAGGAGGCCGCCGGACGTGACGTCGAGCTGACCACACGGCTTGTCGACGGTGCCTGGGAGCGGTTCCAGGCGGGGGACCGTGACGGTTATCTGGACGCCGTGGCCGCCGCCGTCGAGGACGTGGGCGGCTCGGACGTCGTCGTCCTCGCCCAGGCGTCGATGGCGGACGCCGCCGACCGTGCCGACAGCCGGGTGCCGGTGCTCTCCAGCCCCCGGCCCGGCCTCCGGGCGGCTGCCGCTGCCGCGGCCGGCACCTGA
- the gndA gene encoding NADP-dependent phosphogluconate dehydrogenase — MSGTAQIGVTGLAVMGRNLARNFARNGFAVAVHNRTAARTRALVEEFGHEGTFVAAESAEDFVAALERPRRLVIMVKAGEATDAVIEEFAPLLDEGDVIIDGGNAHFADTRRREKELRERGIHFVGVGISGGEEGALHGPSIMPGGSAESYASLGPLLEKIAAKAPDGTPCVTHVGPDGAGHFVKMVHNGIEYADMQLIAEAYHLLRAVAGYSPGRIAETFRTWNTGRLDSYLIEITAEVLAHTDPATGEPFVDVVLDQAEQKGTGRWTVQIALDLGVPVSGIAEAVFARSLSGHAGLRDASRSLPGPQPEPLEPEDAARFADQVEQALYASKIVSYTQGFHQVQAGSDAYGWDVDAGSVAAIWRAGCIIRAAFLDRIRGAYDERRDLPSLLADKQFAEEIGAAQDDWRQVVATAARQGVPTPGFSAALAYYDALRAARLPAALTQGQRDFFGAHTYRRTDREGSFHTLWGGDRTEVDAG, encoded by the coding sequence ATGAGTGGCACAGCTCAGATCGGCGTCACGGGACTCGCGGTGATGGGCCGCAACCTGGCCCGCAACTTCGCCCGCAACGGCTTCGCGGTCGCCGTCCACAACCGTACGGCGGCCAGGACCCGCGCCCTGGTGGAGGAGTTCGGCCACGAAGGCACATTCGTCGCCGCCGAGTCGGCGGAGGACTTCGTCGCGGCGCTGGAACGGCCGCGCCGCCTGGTCATCATGGTCAAGGCGGGCGAGGCGACGGACGCGGTGATCGAGGAGTTCGCGCCCCTGCTCGACGAGGGCGACGTCATCATCGACGGCGGCAACGCCCACTTCGCCGACACGCGGCGCCGTGAGAAGGAGCTCCGGGAGCGCGGCATCCATTTCGTGGGCGTCGGGATCTCCGGCGGCGAGGAGGGCGCCCTGCACGGACCGAGCATCATGCCCGGCGGCTCGGCCGAGTCGTACGCCTCGCTCGGTCCGCTGCTGGAGAAGATCGCGGCGAAGGCCCCCGACGGCACACCGTGCGTCACCCATGTCGGACCGGACGGCGCGGGCCACTTCGTGAAGATGGTCCACAACGGCATCGAGTACGCCGACATGCAGCTCATCGCGGAGGCGTATCACCTGCTGCGCGCGGTCGCGGGCTACTCCCCCGGCCGGATCGCCGAGACCTTCCGCACCTGGAACACGGGGCGCCTCGACTCGTATCTGATCGAGATCACCGCGGAGGTGCTGGCGCACACGGACCCGGCGACGGGCGAGCCGTTCGTCGATGTCGTCCTGGACCAGGCGGAGCAGAAGGGTACGGGCCGCTGGACGGTTCAAATCGCGCTCGACCTGGGGGTGCCCGTGTCGGGAATCGCGGAGGCGGTGTTCGCGCGGTCCCTCTCGGGCCACGCCGGACTGCGCGACGCTTCGCGCTCGCTGCCGGGTCCGCAGCCGGAGCCGCTGGAGCCCGAGGACGCGGCCCGCTTCGCCGACCAGGTCGAGCAGGCGCTGTACGCGTCCAAGATCGTGTCGTACACGCAGGGCTTCCACCAGGTGCAGGCCGGCAGCGACGCCTACGGCTGGGACGTGGACGCCGGGTCCGTGGCGGCGATCTGGCGGGCCGGGTGCATCATCAGGGCCGCGTTCCTGGACCGGATCCGCGGGGCGTACGACGAGCGGCGGGATCTGCCGAGCCTGCTCGCCGACAAGCAGTTCGCCGAGGAGATCGGCGCGGCGCAGGACGACTGGCGGCAGGTCGTCGCGACGGCCGCCCGGCAGGGCGTACCGACACCGGGCTTCTCCGCGGCCCTGGCCTACTACGACGCCCTGCGCGCGGCGAGGCTGCCCGCTGCGCTCACGCAGGGGCAGCGCGACTTCTTCGGAGCGCACACCTACCGGCGGACCGACCGGGAGGGCTCCTTCCACACCCTCTGGGGCGGTGACCGCACGGAGGTGGACGCGGGCTGA
- a CDS encoding DeoR/GlpR family DNA-binding transcription regulator, giving the protein MDTEERRRGILDTARQNGSVEVNALAARFAVAKETIRRDLTTLEEHGLVRRTHGGAYPVESAGFETTLAMRTTRHVPQKSRIAVAAADLLGDAETVFVDEGFTPQLVAEALPRDRPLTVVTASLAVATVLADAERIAVLLLGGRVRGQTLATVDHWATRMLAGFVIDLAYIGANGISREYGLTTPDPAVAEVKAQAVRSARRCVFAGVHTKFGAVSFCRFAEVGDLEAVITDTGLSSAEAQRYSLLGPQVIRV; this is encoded by the coding sequence GTGGACACCGAGGAACGCCGACGGGGCATTCTCGACACGGCCCGGCAGAACGGGTCGGTCGAGGTCAATGCGCTGGCTGCCCGGTTCGCGGTGGCCAAGGAGACCATCCGCCGCGACCTGACGACCCTGGAGGAGCACGGACTGGTGCGGCGCACGCACGGCGGGGCGTATCCGGTCGAGAGCGCCGGCTTCGAGACGACGCTCGCGATGCGCACCACACGTCATGTACCGCAGAAGTCGAGGATCGCGGTGGCCGCCGCCGACCTCCTCGGCGACGCCGAGACCGTCTTCGTCGACGAGGGCTTCACCCCGCAGCTCGTCGCCGAGGCCCTGCCGAGGGACCGGCCGCTGACCGTGGTCACCGCCTCGCTGGCGGTGGCGACCGTCCTCGCGGACGCGGAGAGGATCGCCGTGCTGTTGCTCGGCGGCCGGGTCCGCGGCCAGACCCTGGCCACGGTCGACCACTGGGCCACCCGGATGCTGGCCGGTTTCGTCATCGACCTGGCGTACATCGGAGCGAACGGCATCTCCCGCGAGTACGGCCTCACCACACCCGACCCGGCCGTCGCCGAGGTCAAGGCGCAGGCCGTGCGCAGCGCGCGGCGGTGCGTCTTCGCCGGCGTGCACACCAAGTTCGGCGCGGTGAGCTTCTGCCGCTTCGCCGAGGTGGGGGACCTCGAGGCCGTCATCACCGACACAGGCCTCTCCTCGGCCGAGGCCCAGCGCTACTCCCTGCTGGGGCCGCAGGTCATCCGCGTCTGA
- a CDS encoding carbohydrate ABC transporter permease — MSTATVRPSHQALPPAARKARRRSAALGLVAWIAGVAFCLPALWMLLTSFHSEADAATNPPSFAASLTLDGYREFFGGGGGPTPWPPLINSLSASLFSTALVLVLALPAAYALSIRRVRKWTDVMFFFLSTKMLPVVAGLLPVYLFAKNTGMLDNVWLLVILYTSMNLPIAVWMMQSFLADVPVSIIEAAQVDGARLPTILARVVAPVAGPGIAATALICFIFSWNELLFARVLTGVVAQTAPVYLTGFVTSQGLFLAQLCAASVVVSLPVLAAGYAAQDKLVQGLSLGAVK, encoded by the coding sequence ATGAGCACCGCCACCGTCCGACCGTCCCACCAGGCGCTGCCGCCCGCGGCACGCAAGGCCCGCAGGCGCTCCGCAGCCCTCGGCCTCGTCGCCTGGATCGCCGGCGTCGCGTTCTGTCTGCCCGCCCTGTGGATGCTGCTCACCTCCTTCCACTCGGAGGCGGACGCGGCCACCAACCCGCCCTCGTTCGCCGCCTCGCTCACCCTCGACGGCTACCGCGAGTTCTTCGGGGGCGGCGGCGGACCCACGCCGTGGCCGCCGCTGATCAACTCCCTGTCCGCGTCCCTGTTCTCGACCGCGCTCGTGCTGGTGCTCGCGCTGCCCGCCGCCTACGCGCTGTCCATCCGGCGGGTGCGCAAGTGGACCGACGTGATGTTCTTCTTCCTGTCCACCAAGATGCTGCCGGTCGTCGCCGGGCTGCTCCCCGTCTACCTGTTCGCGAAGAACACCGGGATGCTGGACAATGTCTGGCTGCTCGTCATCCTCTACACCTCGATGAATCTGCCGATCGCGGTGTGGATGATGCAGTCGTTCCTCGCCGACGTCCCGGTCTCCATCATCGAGGCCGCCCAGGTCGACGGTGCCCGGCTGCCCACCATTCTGGCCCGGGTCGTCGCCCCCGTCGCCGGCCCCGGCATCGCCGCCACCGCGCTGATCTGCTTCATCTTCAGCTGGAACGAGCTGCTCTTCGCACGGGTGCTCACCGGCGTCGTCGCGCAGACAGCCCCCGTGTATCTGACCGGATTCGTCACCAGCCAGGGCCTCTTCCTCGCCCAGCTGTGCGCCGCGTCCGTCGTCGTGTCCCTGCCGGTGCTCGCCGCCGGCTACGCCGCCCAGGACAAACTCGTCCAGGGCCTGTCCCTTGGAGCCGTCAAATGA
- a CDS encoding antibiotic biosynthesis monooxygenase family protein, giving the protein MGTVKNGQPAERLSVVFAVRVIEGGEQGFLEMYEQMRKSVARTPGHIVERLGAPVDDSRQWVITSEWETPEHFFAWQQSEDHRALVAPLRTWVDSTQSLRFRVVKETVEEKS; this is encoded by the coding sequence ATGGGCACTGTGAAGAACGGCCAACCGGCCGAAAGGCTGTCCGTGGTTTTCGCGGTTCGCGTGATCGAGGGCGGCGAGCAGGGGTTCCTGGAGATGTACGAGCAGATGCGGAAATCCGTTGCTCGTACCCCCGGGCACATCGTCGAAAGGCTGGGAGCACCGGTTGACGACTCCCGGCAGTGGGTGATCACCAGCGAGTGGGAGACTCCCGAGCATTTCTTCGCCTGGCAGCAGAGTGAGGACCATCGCGCACTGGTGGCTCCGCTCCGCACTTGGGTCGACTCGACGCAGTCGCTGCGGTTCCGGGTCGTCAAGGAGACCGTGGAGGAGAAGTCATGA
- a CDS encoding carbohydrate ABC transporter permease, whose protein sequence is MSTPLSTPFPTPAGQRPQTAAGTAPEPPPSAPRTAGHSDRMRAWATRAPLLPALVFLITVTQLPFVATLVISLFDWNSLAPDERGFTGLSNYASVFTDASMRASVLTTVLLTASVVIASVVLGLLLALLLDRTFFGRGMVRTLLITPFLLVPVSAALLWKHALYNPEYGLFNGALTWAAGLFGIDSPAQPDWISEMPLLAVEAALVWQWTPFMMLILLAGLQSRPAETLEAARLDGAGPWQTFRYLTLPHLRRYLELGVLLGSVYIVQNFDAVFTLTSGGLGTANLPYTIYQTFYQAHEYGLASAAGVVVVIGTIVIATFALRVVSSLFREEATRA, encoded by the coding sequence GTGAGTACACCGCTGAGCACACCGTTCCCCACACCCGCCGGGCAGCGGCCGCAGACCGCGGCCGGCACGGCACCCGAGCCCCCGCCCTCCGCGCCGCGCACGGCCGGCCACAGCGACCGGATGCGTGCCTGGGCCACCAGGGCTCCACTCCTGCCCGCCCTCGTGTTCCTGATCACGGTCACCCAGCTGCCCTTCGTGGCCACACTGGTGATCTCCCTCTTCGACTGGAATTCCCTCGCCCCCGACGAACGCGGCTTCACAGGCCTGAGCAACTACGCCTCCGTGTTCACGGACGCCTCGATGCGCGCCTCGGTCCTGACCACCGTGCTGCTGACCGCGAGTGTCGTCATCGCGAGCGTGGTCCTCGGACTGCTCCTCGCGCTGCTGCTCGACCGCACCTTCTTCGGCCGCGGCATGGTGCGCACCCTGCTGATCACCCCCTTCCTCCTGGTGCCCGTCTCGGCCGCGCTGCTGTGGAAGCACGCCCTCTACAACCCCGAGTACGGGCTGTTCAACGGCGCCCTCACCTGGGCCGCCGGACTCTTCGGCATCGACTCCCCGGCCCAGCCCGACTGGATCTCCGAGATGCCGCTGCTCGCCGTCGAGGCGGCGCTGGTGTGGCAGTGGACGCCGTTCATGATGCTGATCCTGCTCGCCGGACTGCAGAGCCGGCCCGCGGAGACGCTGGAGGCCGCCCGGCTGGACGGCGCCGGGCCCTGGCAGACCTTCCGGTACCTGACCCTGCCCCATCTGCGCCGCTACCTCGAACTGGGCGTTCTGCTCGGTTCGGTGTACATCGTGCAGAACTTCGACGCCGTGTTCACCCTCACCTCCGGCGGGCTCGGCACCGCCAACCTCCCCTACACGATCTACCAGACCTTCTACCAGGCGCACGAGTACGGACTGGCGTCCGCCGCGGGAGTCGTCGTCGTGATCGGCACCATCGTCATCGCGACCTTCGCACTCCGGGTGGTCTCGTCCCTCTTCCGTGAGGAGGCGACCCGCGCATGA